A window of the Brassica napus cultivar Da-Ae chromosome C5, Da-Ae, whole genome shotgun sequence genome harbors these coding sequences:
- the LOC111207780 gene encoding CCR4-NOT transcription complex subunit 1-like isoform X1: protein MVMNPSKVAGHARFLLESFSDSEVDSIAQEICQLVEYGVETSIPVLKTCLDCFAARRSHPNSSQLEKLISLVFKRVLKHSNLISHALRDVEVTDEFVADLTNALDFSISDKISFALSLAEFDSSDDANAAGRNLLLAMIEQLCANSAQIESTEQVQNILLFLQNSEDLSTHLNSFLHILSSTLPKDDFSFALTPILSQQLHEADVLRCIDFDTEFDAILAEIDKEISVGDLMGELGCGVTADAQLCKDILSSFAPLTEATISRILANVARTCADLEDNHTTFSTFSLVLGCCIPTELSTPMSWSVDILTETITQLQAPGTSWRKVIENLDHSGFEIPNKESFSFFMRLYKTACKDPFPLDAVCGSVWKNVEGQISFLKYAIASPPEVFTFMHSPRKLVYIDDNMHSHEHQLGLSNEAWLSLDLLDVLCQLAERGHTVLVSSLLQYPLAQCPKTLLTGMTHIKTAYNLIQREVVSAILPVIITNSQDSGFILNLWHQNTELVLWGILNAQNLKADRILNLIDICHELKVLSVVLESVPISFSIRLAVLASLRGYLDIENWLPNFLCVYKDLFAEECLKFVKNVHFSESEDFTSEHFHPSDPLSDVHLDATTSLLKVLKAHDNVITSSQLVDEIEKVNAAILDCNSKLQNGEAKVSSASNAYGDDIEAEANAYFHQMFSGQLSVDAMVQMLSRYKDSSVQREKSIFDCMIANLFEEYRFFPKYPERQLKIASILFGSVIKHQLISSLTLGMALRLVLDSLRKPADSKMFLFGSKALEQFVNRLVELPQYCNHILQISHLRSTHPELVTVIEQALSRISSGNLESEAVSNPGPSQSFPGNGEFSGSGIGQSALQLPLPVQSQQKNEVHINGNSRVPSVPFIEAKTLLPSSSTTSADVSVIPKNPGISTSSLTSAGFVRPARGATSTRFGSALNIETLVAAAERRENAIETPPSDVQDKISFIINNISTANIESKGKEFAEILPQQYYPWFAQYMVMKRASIEPNFHDLYLKFLDKVDSKLLFKEILQNTYENCKVLLGSELIKSSSEERSLLKNLGSWLGKLTIGRNYVLRAREIDPKSLIVEAYEKGLMIAVIPFTSKVLEPCQNSIAYQPPNPWTMAILGLLAEIYSMPNLKMNLKFDIEVLFKNLGVDLKEVAPTSLLKDRKREIDGNPDFSNKDLGVTHISQPQMIQEPKTISPLKQIDLPLDVADSPNTDASSKLFSQYVAPQRVYTNTLMEDEKVSTLGLSDQLPSPQGLFPSTPSPLFSISQLSAALPNIGNHVVINQKLSGFAMHFPFHRVVPLAMDRALKEIVSGIVQRSVCIACQTTKELVLKDYTLEPDETRIYNAAHLMVASLAGSLAHVTCKEPLRTSISCHLRNSLQGMNIKNEALEQIVQLVTNDNLDLGCAAIEQAATEKAIQTIDADIDQQLLLRKKHRDGAGSSLFDPNMLSQNSVSFIPESLRPKPGHLSLSQQRVYEDFVQLPWQKQTTQTSHGLSAASSSSGDVGLSSSYGPASGKSASDFLSSAGNARMDNVSRPLDISVEGFESPPVSLLSSQVDPAVDTAGLQFSKSLSTSELSLVESSDTAVKETGASLQTLTSAATMERLGGNNIIQPSLSTRDALEKYHIVTQKMEDLVANIAGDDEIQAVVSEVPEIILRCISRDEAALAVAQKAFKALYDNASSNLHVSANLAILVAVRDVCKRVVKELTSWVIYSEEERKLNKDITIGLIQRELLNLAEYNVHMAKYLDGGRNKSATDFSISLLQSLVTEESSVISELHSLVDALAKLSSKSGSPESLQQLIDIIRNPVTNTSDHSDSAIGIENNDKQSKDKKVVYNTTANIEENTNLEFVESESAGFRIRVSTLFESWYQICEVSGANETACSQYVLHLHETGLLKGDNTTESFFRILLELSVAHCISSEEISSGAVQSPQQAQSPSFLIIDIYAKLVFSILKYLPEQESCSKLFLLSEIMAVTVRSIQKDAEDKKTSLNPRPYFRLFINWLLDLCSLDPGTDGANFQVLSAFASAFHALQPLKFPAFSFAWLELVSHRSFMPKLLTVNGQKGWPYVQRLLVDLLQFLEPFLRNAELGGPLVSLVYLYQLCKVNFLYKGTLRVLLVLLHDFPEFLCDYHFTFCDVIPSSCIQMRNIILSSFPRNMRLPDPSTPNLKIDLLPEIVEAPCILSEVDAALKAKQMKNDVDEYLASRQQNSAYLSELKQKLLLSSSEASSAETRYSVPLINSLVLYTGIQAIQQLQAGETQAQNVVALHMFKYLSMELDTEGRYLFLNAIANQLRYPNNHTHYFSFIMLYLFFESDQEIVQEQITRVLLERLIVNRPHPWGLLITFIELIKNPRYGFWKQAFIRCAPEIEKLFESVARSCGGLKPPDEGMVSGWVSDNSH from the exons ATGGTGATGAACCCGTCCAAGGTCGCCGGCCATGCCCGGTTCTTACTCGAGAGCTTTAGCGATTCGGAAGTTGATTCAATCGCCCAAGAGATATGTCAG CTGGTTGAGTATGGTGTTGAGACAAGCATTCCAGTTCTCAAGACATGTTTAGATTGCTTCGCCGCCCGTAGAAGCCATCCTAATTCCTCGCAGCTTGAGAAACTAATATCCTTGGTCTTTAAACGTGTCCTGAAACACTCTAATCTCATTTCTCACGCCCTTCGAGATGTCGAGGTCACTGATGAGTTCGTGGCTGATTTGACTAATGCTCTCGACTTTTCAATCTCTGACAAAATTAGCTTTGCTCTGTCTCTAGCCGAGTTTGACAGCTCCGATGATGCAAACGCAGCTG GTCGAAACTTATTATTGGCCATGATTGAGCAACTGTGTGCCAATTCTGCCCAGATTGAGTCAACCGAGCAAGTTcagaatattcttttgtttctCCAGAATTCTGAGGACCTCTCCACCCATCTTAATTCCTTCTTACATATTTTGTCTTCTACTCTACCCAAAGATGACTTTTCTTTTGCTCTTACTCCTATCCTTTCTCAACAGCTTCACGAAGCTGATGTTTTAAG GTGCATCGATTTTGACACTGAGTTTGATGCTATCTTAGCTGAAATCGACAAGGAAATTTCTGTTGGAGATCTTATGGGAGAATTAGGTTGTGGTGTTACTGCTGATGCACAACTATGCAAAGATATCTTGTCTAGTTTCGCACCATTAACAGAGGCTACTATCTCAAGGATTCTTGCTAACGTTGCTCGTACTTGTGCTGATCTAGAAGATAACCACACCACCTTTTCAACATTTAGTCTGGTCCTTGGTTGCTGCATTCCCACTGAACTTTCCACTCCAATGTCGTGGAGTGTTGACATCTTAACTGAGACAATCACGCAACTT caGGCTCCTGGCACAAGTTGGAGGAAAGTAATCGAGAATCTTGACCATAGTGGATTTGAGATCCCCAATAAGGAATCTTTCTCGTTTTTCATGCGGCTATATAAAACTGCTTGCAAG GACCCGTTTCCTCTTGATGCTGTATGCGGTTCTGTCTGGAAAAATGTGGAAGGTCAAATATCGTTTCTTAAATATGCAATAGCATCCCCACCAGAAGTATTCACCTTTATGCATTCTCCCAGGAAGCTG GTATATATTGACGATAACATGCACAGCCATGAGCATCAATTAGGACTTTCCAATGAAGCATGGCTATCTCTCGATCTCTTAGATGTCTTATGCCAACTAGCTGAGAGAGGTCATACTGTTTTAGTTAGTTCGCTGCTCCAGTATCCACTCGCACAGTGTCCCAAAACCTTGCTTACTGGAATGACACACATCAAA ACTGCCTATAATCTCATTCAGCGAGAGGTTGTTTCTGCTATTCTTCCAGTGATAATTACGAACTCACAGGATAGTGGTTTTATCCTTAATCTTTGGCATCAGAATACTGAGCTTGTTCTGTGGGGGATTTTAAATGCCCAAAATCTTAAAGCAGACCGCATACTCAATTTAATTGATATCTGCCATGAACTGAAG gtTCTTTCTGTTGTTTTAGAATCGGTTCCAATCTCATTCAGCATCAGATTGGCAGTCCTTGCCTCACTGAGAGGCTATTTGGACATCGAGAACTGGTTGCCAAACTTTCTATGTGTGTATAAAGACCTCTTTGCGGAG GAATGTCTCAAGTTTGTCAAAAATGTGCATTTTAGCGAATCAGAGGATTTTACTTCCGAACATTTCCATCCTTCTGATCCGTTATCAGATGTTCATTTGGATGCAACGACTTCGCTTTTGAAA GTTTTGAAAGCTCATGATAATGTGATTACTTCATCTCAACTGGTCGATGAGATAGAAAAGGTCAATGCAGCAATCTTGGATTGTAATTCTAAACTGCAGAATGGTGAGGCTAAAGTTTCATCAGCTTCGAATGCATATGGAGACGATATTGAGGCAGAAGCGAACGCTTATTTCCATCAAATGTTTTCGGGTCAGTTGAGTGTTGATGCAATGGTTCAAATGCTTTCGCGATACAAGGACTCCTCGGTTCAAAG ggaaaaatcaatttttgattgCATGATTGCTAATCTGTTCGAGGAATATCGTTTTTTTCCCAAGTATCCCGAGAGGCAGCTAAAAATAGCCTCCATCCTTTTTG GTTCTGTTATCAAGCACCAGCTTATAAGTTCTCTCACACTTGGGATGGCACTGCGTTTAGTCTTGGATTCTTTGCGTAAACCTGCAGATTCAAAA ATGTTTCTGTTTGGAAGCAAAGCTCTGGAACAGTTCGTGAATCGTCTGGTTGAATTACCTCAGTACTGTAACCATATTTTGCAAATATCTCATCTGCGTAGCACTCACCCCGAGTTAGTCACTGTTATTGAACAAGCACTTTCAAGGATATCATCTGGTAATTTAGAATCAGAGGCAGTTTCGAACCCTGGTCCTTCACAGTCTTTCCCAGGAAATGGCGAG TTTAGTGGTTCTGGAATTGGCCAGTCTGCTCTCCAACTTCCTTTACCTGTACAGTCTCAACAGAAAAATGAAGTGCACATTAATGGCAACAGCAGAGTGCCAAGTGTGCCATTTATCGAAGCAAAGACACTTCTGCCCTCTTCATCTACTACTTCCGCTGATGTTTCTGTCATTCCTAAG AATCCTGGTATTTCGACTTCTTCATTAACTTCAGCTGGTTTTGTTCGTCCCGCTCGTGGAGCCACTTCGACGA GGTTTGGGTCTGCTTTGAACATAGAGACCCTGGTTGCAGCAGCAGAGAGAAGGGAAAACGCAATAGAG ACTCCACCTTCAGATGTTCAGGACAAAATTTCTTTCATAATCAATAATATCTCTACAGCCAATATTGAATCCAAGGGGAAAGAGTTCGCTGAGATTTTGCCTCAACAGTACTATCCCTGGTTCGCTCAGTATATGGTTATGAAAAG AGCGAGCATCGAACCCAATTTTCATGATTTGTACTTGAAGTTCTTGGACAAAGTTGATTCCAAGCTGTTGTTTAAGGAGATACTTCAAAATACTTACGAAAATTGCAAG GTTCTCTTGGGTTCAGAGCTCATaaagtcaagttcggaagagcGATCTCTGCTCAAAAATTTAGGCAGTTGGCTTGGAAAGTTGACCATTGGAAGGAATTATGTTTTGAGGGCGCGAGAAATTGATCCAAAATCCTTAATTGTGGag GCATATGAAAAAGGGTTGATGATTGCAGTCATTCCATTTACTTCAAAG GTTCTGGAGCCATGCCAAAACAGTATTGCGTATCAGCCTCCCAATCCTTGGACAATGGCTATACTCGGGTTGCTCGCTGAGATTTATTCAATGCCGAACCTTAAAATGAATCTGAAGTTTGACATAGAG GTTTTATTCAAGAACCTTGGTGTTGATTTGAAGGAAGTAGCGCCGACTTCCCTTCTAAAGGACCGGAAGAGAGAAATAGATGGGAATCCTGATTTTAGCAACAAAGATCTTGGAGTGACACATATATCTCAACCACAGATGATCCAAGAGCCGAAAACAATTTCTCCTCTTAAGCAAATCGACCTACCTCTGGATGTTGCAGATTCACCTAATACAGACGCTTCCTCGAAGTTATTCTCACAG TATGTAGCCCCTCAACGTGTATATACTAATACTTTGATGGAAGACGAAAAAGTTTCCACTTTAGGCTTGTCTGATCAGCTTCCATCACCTCAAGGACTGTTCCCGTCAACTCCATCCCCATTGTTTTCTATTAGCCAG CTGTCAGCAGCACTTCCCAATATTGGAAATCATGTTGTTATTAATCAGAAATTAAGCGGATTTGCTATGCACTTCCCATTTCATAG AGTGGTACCACTTGCCATGGACAGAGCTCTCAAGGAGATTGTGTCTGGTATTGTTCAGCGAAGTGTATGTATTGCTTGCCAAACAACAAAAGAACTTGTGCTGAAG GACTATACCTTGGAACCAGATGAGACACGTATATATAATGCAGCTCACTTGATGGTTGCTAGTCTAGCTGGGAGTTTGGCCCATGTGACGTGCAAG GAACCCCTGCGCACTTCAATATCATGTCATCTACGGAATTCGCTCCAGGGgatgaatattaaaaatgaagCTCTTGAACAAATTGTGCAACTTGTCACCAATGACAACCTTGATTTGGGTTGTGCTGCCATTGAACAGGCGGCTACAGAGAAG GCAATACAAACTATTGATGCGGACATTGACCAGCAATTGTTGTTACGGAAAAAGCATAGAGATGGTGCCGGATCCTCCCTTTTTGATCCGAACATGCTATCGCAGAATTCTGTTAGTTTTATACCAGAGTCCCTCCGTCCAAAACCGGGACATCTATCCCTGTCTCAACAGCGAGTTTATGAG GACTTTGTTCAGCTTCCTTGGCAAAAGCAGACAACTCAAACGTCACACGGTTTATCTGCCGCTTCAAGCTCATCTGGCGATGTTGGGCTTAGTAGTAGTTATGGTCCAGCATCAGGTAAAAGTGCTTCGGACTTTTTGTCTAGTGCTGGAAACGCTCGGATGGATAACGTCTCCCGGCCATTGGATATCTCTGTGGAGGGTTTTGAATCTCCTCCAGTTTCACTTTTAAG CTCACAAGTTGATCCAGCTGTTGACACAGCCGGTCTTCAGTTCTCTAAATCCCTTTCGACCTCTGAATTGAGCCTGGTTGAATCCTCTGACACCGCTGTGAAA GAAACTGGAGCATCATTGCAGACTTTGACTTCAGCTGCTACCATGGAGCGTCTTGGTGGAAATAATATTATACAGCCTTCTCTGTCCACGAGAGATGCACTAGAAAAGTATCATATTGTTACACAGAAG ATGGAGGACTTAGTGGCTAATATTGCAGGAGATGATGAAATTCAG GCTGTAGTTTCTGAAGTTCCTGAAATCATCCTCAGATGTATAAGCAGAGACGAAGCTGCCTTGGCTGTCGCCCAAAAAGCTTTCAAGGCTCTTTATGACAATGCATCAAGTAACCTTCACGTCAGTGCTAACCTAGCAATTCTTGTGGCTGTTCGAGATGTTTGCAAGCGTGTTGTTAAAGAGCTCACTAGTTGG GTGATTTATTCAGAGGAGGAGCGGAAGCTTAACAAAGACATTACTATCGGTCTTATCCAACGCGAGTTACTTAACCTAGCGGAGTACAATGTCCACATGGCGAAGTATCTTGATGGAGGGAGAAACA AAAGCGCCACTGACTTTTCTATTTCTCTACTCCAATCCTTGGTCACTGAGGAGTCAAGTGTCATTTCAGAGCTACACAGTCTTGTTGATGCACTGGCAAAG CTTTCCTCAAAATCTGGATCTCCCGAGTCATTGCAACAACTAATTGACATCATACGAAATCCAGTTACTAACACAAGTGATCACTCTGATAGCGCAATCGGAATTGAGAACAATGATAAGCAATCAAAGGATAAAAAG GTTGTGTACAATACCACCGCTAACATAGAAGAGAACACCAACTTGGAATTTGTGGAATCAGAGTCTGCGGGTTTCCGGATTCGG GTGTCCACACTTTTTGAAAGCTGGTATCAGATCTGCGAAGTTTCTGGTGCAAATGAAACCGCTTGTTCACAATACGTGTTGCATTTACATGAAACTGGACTACTTAAGGGAGATAATACAACAGAGAGTTTTTTCCGAATTCTTCTG GAACTTTCTGTTGCTCATTGTATATCTTCTGAAGAAATTAGTTCTGGTGCTGTGCAATCTCCTCAGCAAGCTCAGAGTCCATCATTCCTTATCATTGATATTTATGCCAAACTTGTTTTCTCGATCTTGAAG TATCTCCCGGAACAGGAGTCGTGCAGCAAGTTATTTCTTCTGTCGGAG ATCATGGCTGTTACTGTGAGATCTATTCAAAAAGATGCAGAAGATAAAAAGACATCACTCAATCCAAGACCTTATTTTAGGTTATTCATCAATTGGCTACTGGACTTATGTTCCTTGGATCCCGGAACTGATGGTGCAAACTTTCAG GTTCTATCAGCTTTTGCCAGTGCATTCCACGCGTTGCAGCCTCTTAAGTTTCCCGCCTTCAG CTTTGCATGGCTAGAACTGGTCAGCCACAGAAGCTTTATGCCCAAGCTACTTACAGTAAATGGCCAGAAAGGTTGGCCATATGTTCAACGCCTGCTGGTAGACTTGCTCCAGTTTCTTGAGCCATTTTTGAGAAATGCCGAACTCGGAGGACCA CTGGTCTCTCTTGTTTATTTATATCAATTATGCAAGGTTAATTTCCTATACAAAGGGACACTGAGAGTGTTACTGGTGCTGCTTCATGACTTTCCGGAGTTCCTCTGCGATTATCATTTTACTTTCTGCGACGTGATTCCTTCAAGTTGCATACAAATGCGAAATATTATTCTGAGTTCTTTTCCACGGAACATGAGGCTTCCAGATCCCTCGACCCCAAATTTAAAG ATTGATTTGCTGCCGGAGATAGTAGAAGCTCCATGTATCCTTTCTGAGGTTGATGCTGCGCTAAAAGCAAAACAAATGAAGAATGACGTGGACGAGTATCTCGCT TCGAGGCAACAGAATTCTGCATACCTAAGTGAATTGAAGCAGAAGCTACTCCTGTCGTCCAGCGAGGCTAGCTCAGCTGAAACCCGTTACAGTGTACCATTGATCAACTCGCTTGTGCTATATACTGGAATTCAG GCTATCCAGCAGCTACAGGCGGGTGAGACACAGGCTCAAAATGTGGTGGCATTGCACATGTTCAAGTATTTAAGTATGGAACTTGATACGGAAGGGCGGTACCTGTTCCTTAATGCAATCGCCAATCAGCTTCGATATCCCAACAACCACACCCATTACTTCTCCTTCATCATGCTCTATCTCTTCTTCGAGTCTGACCAG GAGATCGTACAGGAGCAGATAACAAGAGTGTTGCTGGAAAGGCTAATTGTGAACAGGCCGCATCCATGGGGACTCCTGATAACATTCATAGAGCTGATAAAGAATCCAAGATATGGCTTCTGGAAACAAGCCTTCATCAGGTGTGCGcctgagattgagaaactctTTGAATCTGTCGCCAGATCCTGTGGTGGTCTCAAGCCCCCTGACGAGGGAATGGTCTCCGGTTGGGTCTCGGACAACTCTCATTAG